The Fodinicurvata sp. EGI_FJ10296 nucleotide sequence CGGGCCGATTTGCCACGCAACAGACCCGCATTCGCCCCTATCGATCCCTTCGGTATCGCGAATCCCGGCCTCGCCATCTGTTCCAGGAAGGCCTTCAGCAAGGCCGGCATCGTTCCCAGCCAAAGCGGATAGATGATGATCAGATGATCGGCCGCGGCGATGGCATCCTGCGCTCGACGGATGTCTGCGTTCGGCTCGGCATCATGCCATTCGGCGGCGGTCCTGAGAAAAGCGATATCCATGGATGCCAGCGTCACACGATGGACCGTGTGACCGGCTTCGGTGGCGCCCGCCGCATAGGCGTCGGCGAGCGCATGGCACAGCCGGGCCGGGTCGGGATCGGGATGGCCGTCGATGAGCGCGATGGTTCTGGGCATTGCTGACACTTTCCCCTGTACCGGGCCCCTGTACCGGGCCCCTGTAGCCGGCCCCTGTAGCCGGCCCCTGTAGCCGGCTGGCGCAGTCCGGCCGGCTACGAAAATGGCTGCGAGCGATGGTGACGGTGGGAGAATGCTGATAGTCTACACCAATGTTGGGGTTCCTTGGAATATTCGGCAGGGCCGATGATCTGCGCCGGCTGGAATCTGCATTTCGTGCGGTCGGGCTGCACCCGCGTGTCGTTCCCGATGCGGTCAAGATCGCGGCAATCCGGCAGTTGCGACGGGATCCGGATAGCGACGGGTCGGTTTCCGACGCCGACTGCGCCTCGGCGGCCGTTCTGCTGACCTATTGCATCATCGGGCCGGGCGGTCTGGCGGCGGAGACGGACGTATCGACCGTCGAGGCGGTCGAAGAGCGGGTCGAGCGCGCTGTGGCCGCCGGTGACAGCACCGATGCGCGTCTAATCCTGCTTGCCCTGCACGCCGGGCTTGTCGAGAGCGGCGTGATCGACCGCTATGGGCTGGAGTCCGACTCCCCCTGATCGGGTGCCGGTCCGCCGCGGGGGATGGCAGGCGGATAGGTCCGATCCTCGAATGGCACGGCGGCCGCACGTTCCCGAAGCAGGGACAGCAGCCCCTCTTCGGCCCGGTTCAGCCGCGTCACCGGATTCCACACCAGGTGAATGTCGATCGCCGGCGGATCGTCATACGGCGGCAAGCGCCAGAGCAGGCCATCCGCGACATCGCGGGCCATGACGTGGATCGGCAGCGGCCCGATACCGACACCGGCCACGATCATGCGGCGAACCTCCTCCAGATGCGACGAGGTTCCGCGGATCGTGTCGTCCATCCGCAGCTCAGCGCGGAGCAGCGCCACGGGGCGCAGCGCATCCTGCAACGCGTCGGTGCGAAACGACACCGACGCCTCGCCTTCCAGGTCCGACAGTTCCAGGTCGCGCCGGCCGAAGAACCGATGGCTCGGCCCGCAGAAGAACCCGAAATGCTCCCGGAACAACGGCTCGTAGGCCAGTTTCGGATGCCGCCGATGAACCAGACAGATGCCCATCGAGGTGTGCTTCTCCAGCAACCAGCGCACAACCTCGCCGCTGGTGGAAACGTCGACGGCATAGCTGACAGCCGGATGCGCCCGGCTGAATTCGCCCAGAACGCGGTCCAGGATCGGAAACACGACATGGCTGGCCATGCCGATCGTGACGTGACCGCTGACTTCCTCGCGGACATCGCGCATCACCACCGCGAGCCGGCCGATCGATCCCTGGACTTCGACGGCCTCGCGGTAGAGAAGGTCCCCGGCCGCGGTCACGGAGAAGCGGCCGCCGCCGCGATCGATCAAGCGTTTTCCGACATGCCCTTCTAGACGTTTGAGGGCGGTCGACACGGTCGGCTGCTTCAGGAGCAACCGGTTCGCGGCAGCGGTGATTCCCCCCTCCTGAACGATGGCGATGAAGGTTCTCAGCAGATTCCAGTCCAGGTTACGAGTAAATCTTTCAGCTTCTTCGCGTCTCAAGGCGCGGACTCCCGCCAGTATCAATTCCATCTATCCGTGGAATAGACCATATCTATTTGATTTATACCACATGCTGACCAACGATGCGGATCAATGATACCGGGCGGCCGCTTAGACGGGACCGTCTGACCGAACACGAGGCTCCACTTCGCGAGGAACAGCA carries:
- a CDS encoding NAD(P)H-dependent oxidoreductase; protein product: MPRTIALIDGHPDPDPARLCHALADAYAAGATEAGHTVHRVTLASMDIAFLRTAAEWHDAEPNADIRRAQDAIAAADHLIIIYPLWLGTMPALLKAFLEQMARPGFAIPKGSIGANAGLLRGKSARVVVTMGMPVFVYRFYFFAHSLKSLERNILRFVGIRPIRETLIGMMGPQGHDRAAKWVTRLADFGRRGM
- a CDS encoding LysR family transcriptional regulator: MRREEAERFTRNLDWNLLRTFIAIVQEGGITAAANRLLLKQPTVSTALKRLEGHVGKRLIDRGGGRFSVTAAGDLLYREAVEVQGSIGRLAVVMRDVREEVSGHVTIGMASHVVFPILDRVLGEFSRAHPAVSYAVDVSTSGEVVRWLLEKHTSMGICLVHRRHPKLAYEPLFREHFGFFCGPSHRFFGRRDLELSDLEGEASVSFRTDALQDALRPVALLRAELRMDDTIRGTSSHLEEVRRMIVAGVGIGPLPIHVMARDVADGLLWRLPPYDDPPAIDIHLVWNPVTRLNRAEEGLLSLLRERAAAVPFEDRTYPPAIPRGGPAPDQGESDSSP